Sequence from the Ignavibacteriota bacterium genome:
AACTGCAGAAAATCTGATCCGAAAATCCGTTGTCGTAATCGGAAAGGACCATGACACATCTGCATCCCCTCGACGCCCGGCGTCTGCTCGACGAGCAGGACCCATTCGTGCTTCTCGACGTCCGGGAACCGTGGGAGTACAATCATTGCCGCCTGGAGGACGCCGTGCACATTCCGCTCGGCGTCCTTCCCCTGCGGCTGGCGGAACTCGATCCGTCCGTGCCGCATCTCGTATATTGTCATCACGGGTCGCGCAGCGTGTTTGCGTGCCGCGTGATGGAAAAGGCCGGATTCACCAACGTGTACAACTTGTACGGCGGCATCAACGCATGGTCCGACCTTGTCGACCAGCGCGTGAAAAAATACTGAGACGACACGCGACGCACCGGGAGATCCCATGCT
This genomic interval carries:
- a CDS encoding sulfurtransferase, with the protein product MTHLHPLDARRLLDEQDPFVLLDVREPWEYNHCRLEDAVHIPLGVLPLRLAELDPSVPHLVYCHHGSRSVFACRVMEKAGFTNVYNLYGGINAWSDLVDQRVKKY